Part of the Peromyscus leucopus breed LL Stock chromosome 6, UCI_PerLeu_2.1, whole genome shotgun sequence genome, GGAGCGGCTAGGCGGGGAGAGGACGCGCTGCCGAGCCGGGGCTggagcggcggtggcggcggcgacAGCGGGGGAGGGACGGCCCCACGGACGGACCGACGCACGAACCGACCGAGTGAGGGAGGGACGAGCGAGACTTCGCCGGCGAGGAGGAGCCGCCCGAGCGGCGGCTGCTGGGCGCTTCCCCGCGCTGCTGGGCGCTCTGCGCCTCGGCGGCCCCCGGCCGCAGCTTCCTCGCACGCGCGGGGCGCGGGGCCTGGGGCTGGCTTCGGCGCAGGTAAGAGGGAAGCGACCGAGCCTTCCGGAGCCAGCAAGTGCGAGGAGCGCTGCTCCCACGCCTGTTGCTCCGGCTGCCCACGCGGCACCCTCCCACTCCCGCGCCCGGGTGGGTGGGCGCTGGGGCGCCGGAAGGATTGGGGGTGGGGCCGGGGCCGTGGGGGAGCAGGCAGCGGGCCTGGGGGCGTCGGTTCCCTCGGCTGTGGAGCTACCTCTGGGCACCCAGGCGCTGagaggtttgggggtgggggtgtgaacCTCTGCCCTCTTGCCATTGGCCTGCCTTCCCCTGCCGGGTGCCAGAAAGCAGCGCCCCGGGATCTGGCTGCAGGTGGCGACGGTTTGCTCCGTCCCTGCTCTTTGTGAGCTAaggagagaaatggctgagagtgGAAGCTGGGAGCCGTTTGGGGCGCTTCGCAAAGTTCTCCAGCCCAGCGAGCCTGTGGTGCGCCTGCCAGAGGCTGGGGGCCGGTCCAGCTGGTCCTGCCTGTCACATCTTCCACCCTGTGGACCCTAGGAAAGGTGTCTTAAGTGTTATGAGCGGCCCTGGGGAAGGGGTTTCAAAGACTCTTTTGCTTTACAAGGTGTTTACACTGGGGATGGGCAGAGAAGTTACCTAGAATCAACTAAATTCCTGTACTTGCTCAGTGCTGGCATTTGATCCGGCCCACGATGTTCTCCTTTCATCCCGGGCAGCCTTGATAAGCCAGCAACAGGCTGAGGTTCCAGACCCGAAATCAAGGCAACGAGAAGTCTCCGTGTATTTCACGCAGCCTCTGAACTTCCACGGGGTGATAGGCACAATGCAATCGGTAATCAGGTTTTACAGGGTGGTCATGCATGAATGTAGGTGATGCTTGAATCGATGCATTATTTACTGTTACTTCAAGGGAACCTGAATGTTTATCTCGGGGCAAGGGGGCTTTTGGGCATACGTTCAATACAAAGCGTGTGCACATTTCCCCCATGTGAACACATACCGGCCCACCGAAATGTTTATTTTTCCGTGTTGCTTCTTGAATGCTACAAGACTCTAGAGGAAGAAGGATTAGCAGCAGCTTTTTCCCTTTTGCTGTTGAGGAGCCTGGAGAAAAAGAGTTCGGGGAAACTGCCACCCTAGGAGTATCACCGCAGGGAAGACGGCCTGTGCCCCAAAGATCTCCAGCTTCGTTCCCCTCCCCATTTCATACCTGCCTAACAAAATCCCACCAACACAGGACAGACTCCCGGGGAGGGTGAAACGGTCCCCCAGACCAGCTCCAGTTTCTGAGGACTCTCTCCTGAGGTCATTGAAGGGCAGATCTTGGTGATGTGACATTTTTGCCGCTTTGTGTCTGTGCTCAGGTGAGGTGTTGAACCCCAGGACAGGAGGTCTGACCTTTTTTTGATCCTCTGACTCCAAAATAGAAGG contains:
- the LOC114707240 gene encoding translation initiation factor IF-2-like, which codes for MGRGTKLEIFGAQAVFPAGGRCDRQDQLDRPPASGRRTTGSLGWRTLRSAPNGSQLPLSAISLLSSQRAGTEQTVATCSQIPGRCFLAPGRGRQANGKRAEVHTPTPKPLSAWVPRGSSTAEGTDAPRPAACSPTAPAPPPILPAPQRPPTRAREWEGAAWAAGATGVGAALLALAGSGRLGRFPLTCAEASPRPRAPRVRGSCGRGPPRRRAPSSAGKRPAAAARAAPPRRRSLARPSLTREVKLVAAQASRLTLDCQLRVSKLERSQRGQTAFTFTEEPLSSRSERGHDQTARICSSPLPRVSRIKTEDLGM